CTGGAGGCGGCTGAGGCAGCCGGCGGCGACAAGCGGGGCAAGCAGTCAGCCGCCTTGCTGATCGTCGACACGGAAGACTATCCCAAGATCGACCTGCGTGTAGACGATCACCCGGATCCCGTCGCCGAGTTGCGCCGCATCTACGAGCTGTTCATGAGCGAGTTCGCCGAGATTTTGGAGGGGCTTCCTACCAAGGCGGACCCCGCGGGGAAGATCGGCGAGGAGTTTCTAAGCGATTAGGGCGCCTTCGACAGGCGATGAGTCACGCCGGTGGTGGGTCTATCCCGCCACCGGCGTTTTCTTTATCCTTGTCCTTCGTCGCCGAACACCACCCGGGCGTTGGGGTGGGCGTAGATGCTGTAGGCGAGCCAGAAATCCACGGTAGGGGTAGATTTCCATATTTGCCCTCACAATCGGGCGACTAAGGAAAGCCGCCCTCCCCATCATATCCATCGCCCGGGTGGGATGCGATGGGCATGGAAACCGACTTTTGAGCTGAAACGCCTGACATTCACATTTTACCTCAAAACCTGGTCTTTGCAATCAAAATATCCTCCTTCTGGAGGACTGCGTCCCTCAAAGCTCCCCGCTGTCTTTCCACACGAAAAAGTGCACGACCTGCCCCGTCGTCCCCTTGCCGGACATGCGATGTTCGGGCAGAATACGACTGTGGATTTACCCGGCAATTCGGGCCTCACCTGTGCCTTCGCCGTCCTGGACGGTGCTGGGGGGTGGGGTAAGGGCCCGCCCAGGCCCGACCCTGGTGTAAGGAAGCGTGAGGAAGATATATGGCGGCAGTGAGAGGGTTTTCAGAACGATTCGCTTCTACCACGGAGTCGTGGACCCGCCGCTTGTGGACGGATCTGGCGCTGACGACGAAGATGATCCTGATCGTGGTGGCTGCTCTACTGGTCCTGGCGGGGAGCTTCGGCTACCTGGGGGTGCACGCGACCCGGAGCAACACCCAACAGGCCCTGCAGGAGCGGGTGGCGCTGGCCCAACTGGCCGCCAGCCACCTGGACTCCGTGTTCGCTCACATCGAGCGCATGATGGTCAGCATCGCGGCCCTTCTGGCCCCGGAGGGATCTCAATCCGATCTGACGGGATCGAAGCTGCTCGGACAGCACGCCGCCTACCAACAGTTGATCCTGTTCAGCCAACAGATCTTCCTGCTGAACAACCGGGGCGAGATCGTGCAGGCGGAGCCCGCAGACCCTATGCCGGACCTCATCCCCCTGACCTCCGTGCCCTCCATCCAGAGCACCCTGCAGACGGGCCGCTTCGCCGTCTCCGGGCTCGTCTCGCTGGCCACGGGACAACGCCCCACGGCGCTGGTCAGCGTACCGATCCGCAACGGCGCGGGGACGATCATCGGCGCGCTGGCCATCAGCCTGGATCTGGAAAGCCCCGAGATGAACGCCTTCCTGCAGCCGGTGTCTCTGGGGGAAACGGGATACATGGAGGTCGTCGACAGCAATGGGGTGATCCTGCTGAGCACGCGCCCGGATCGGGTGCTCCGCCAGAGCGACCACAGGGGCAGCCTGGCCAACATGATCCAGGAGAGGAAGCCCATGGTCGCCGTATGCCATGACTGCCACCAGACGCCCCGTGGCGAGGCCCCGCGGCCGGAGGTCATGGCCTTCGCACCGCTGACCCGGGTGGATTGGGGGGTGGTGGTGCGACAGCATCAGGAGGAGGCCTTCGCCGCCGCACGTCAGCTACAGGAGCGCGTCGTCATCCTTGGCGTGGTGGCCCTGCTGCTCGCCCTGGTGATGGTGTGGATGATCACCCGCAGCGTCGTCGCCCCCCTGAAACTCCTCACCGGGGCCGCGCAGCGCATCGCACAGGGCGACCTGGATACCCCCATCCACTGCGGGCGAGGCGACGAGATCGGCGCCCTGGCGGAGGCCTTCGACCACATGCGCACCCGGCTGCGAGACTTCATGGACGAGATCCAGGCCTGGAACCGAGAGCTGGACAAGCGGGTTCGCGAGCGCACAGCGGCCCTCATGGCCGCCCAGGCCGAGGCCCAACAGGCGCGCGACTACCTGCAGGCGATCATCGACGGGCTGAGCGACGAACTGGTCGTGGTGGACAGGGACTTCCGTGTGCGCCTGGCCAACGCGGCCGTGCAGAAGCGATGGAATGGGCAAGAGCCGGTGCTCGGCCAGCGCTGTTGGGTTGTGAATCACGACGGCCGCCCCTGCCAGCCGCCGCACTGCGAGTGCCCCGTGCGAGAGGTCATGAAGAGCGGCAAACCCGTCCGGGTCACCCACTTCCACGAGCAAGGGGAAATGGAAGGTGAAGGGCGCTATGTGGATATCGTGGCCTCACCGCTGCACGACCATCGCGGCGATATGAGCGGGGTCATCGAGCTGCTGCGGGACGTGACGGAAGAGATGCGGATGAAGCAGGCGCTGGTCCGCCGCAACAAGGAGCTCTCCGCGCTCAATGCCATAGCCGCCATCGTCAGCCGATCCCTCGACCTGCAGGAGATCCTGGACATGGCCCTGGACAAGGTCCTGGAGCTGACGGATGTGGATGCAGGCGCCGTCTTCCTGAGGGAGGACGGCAACGACGATCTGGCGCTGGCGGCCCATCGCGGGCTCGGAGCCGCCGCCGCGGAAGCCCTGCGCCGGGAGTGGATCGACGCGAGCCGGACGGGCGCGATGGAAACGGATCGGCCAGTGGTGATGAGCCAACCGCCACGACCTCAGGGAGCCACCGAGGGGGATCTCGACTCCAACGGCCTGCGCTCCGTAGTGTACGTGCCCCTGATCGCGAAGGGAACGGCGTTGGGGATCATGTGTGTGGGCACACGCGAGCCTCGCGACCTCGCGAACGAGGTCGAGCTGCTGCGGGCCCTCGGCCGCCAGATCGCCGTGGGCGTGGAGAACGCGACTCTCTACGCGGACGTGCGACGGAAGGAGCAGATGCGCGGCGAGCTGCTCAAGAAGATCATCACCGCTCAGGAGGAGGAACGGAAGCGCATCGCCCGGGAGCTCCACGACGAGACCAGCCAGGCCCTGACCGCGATCGTCATGAACTGCGCGGCCCTGGAGCAGGTCATCCCGAAGGGGCTCGAGGACTTCAAGACCAAGCTGAGCGTCGTGCGCACTACGGCGGCCCGGAGCCTGCGGAACCTGCGCACGCTCATCTTTGACCTGCGCCCCGAGGCGCTGGACGACCTGGGCCTGGAGTTGGCGATCCGCGGCCACGCCAAGGAGCGACTGGAAGACGCGGGCATCCACACCCGGGTTCACGTGGTCAACCTGCCAGACCGCCTCCCATCGGAGGTGGAGACCACGGTCTTCCGCCTGGTCCAGGAGGGAATCGCCAACATCGTGCGACACGCCCAGGCCAGTGAGGCGCGCATCCACCTGGAGCTGGTGAACGGGCAC
This DNA window, taken from Chloroflexota bacterium, encodes the following:
- a CDS encoding GAF domain-containing protein, with amino-acid sequence MAAVRGFSERFASTTESWTRRLWTDLALTTKMILIVVAALLVLAGSFGYLGVHATRSNTQQALQERVALAQLAASHLDSVFAHIERMMVSIAALLAPEGSQSDLTGSKLLGQHAAYQQLILFSQQIFLLNNRGEIVQAEPADPMPDLIPLTSVPSIQSTLQTGRFAVSGLVSLATGQRPTALVSVPIRNGAGTIIGALAISLDLESPEMNAFLQPVSLGETGYMEVVDSNGVILLSTRPDRVLRQSDHRGSLANMIQERKPMVAVCHDCHQTPRGEAPRPEVMAFAPLTRVDWGVVVRQHQEEAFAAARQLQERVVILGVVALLLALVMVWMITRSVVAPLKLLTGAAQRIAQGDLDTPIHCGRGDEIGALAEAFDHMRTRLRDFMDEIQAWNRELDKRVRERTAALMAAQAEAQQARDYLQAIIDGLSDELVVVDRDFRVRLANAAVQKRWNGQEPVLGQRCWVVNHDGRPCQPPHCECPVREVMKSGKPVRVTHFHEQGEMEGEGRYVDIVASPLHDHRGDMSGVIELLRDVTEEMRMKQALVRRNKELSALNAIAAIVSRSLDLQEILDMALDKVLELTDVDAGAVFLREDGNDDLALAAHRGLGAAAAEALRREWIDASRTGAMETDRPVVMSQPPRPQGATEGDLDSNGLRSVVYVPLIAKGTALGIMCVGTREPRDLANEVELLRALGRQIAVGVENATLYADVRRKEQMRGELLKKIITAQEEERKRIARELHDETSQALTAIVMNCAALEQVIPKGLEDFKTKLSVVRTTAARSLRNLRTLIFDLRPEALDDLGLELAIRGHAKERLEDAGIHTRVHVVNLPDRLPSEVETTVFRLVQEGIANIVRHAQASEARIHLELVNGHLQLVVEDNGRGFDPRKTMTAEGGNGWGLRGMEERVTLLDGEMRIESSPGKGTRILVKIPLEG